The following proteins are encoded in a genomic region of Magnolia sinica isolate HGM2019 chromosome 1, MsV1, whole genome shotgun sequence:
- the LOC131217171 gene encoding protein NDL1-like, which produces MGDSSSSGSVSVDVETISLGGKEHLIWTGHGSVSVAVFGDQDKPALVTYPDLALNHMSCFQGLFFCPEAASLLLHNFCIYHITPPGHELGAAAISSDIPIPSVDDLADQVADVLDYFGLGAVMFLGVTAGAYILTLFAMKYRERVLGLILVSPLCKAPSWTEWVYNKVMSNLLYFYGMCGVLKECLLQRYFSKEVRGSGQVPESDIVQACRSLLDERQGGNVCRFLQAINGRWDITEGLRKLQRRTLIFVGEDSPFHSEAIHMMSKLDRRYSALVEVQACGSMVTEEQPHAMLIPLEYFLMGYGLYRPSQLNSTPQSPLSSSCSPELLSPESMGVKLKPIKTRASLQV; this is translated from the exons ATGGGAGATTCGAGCTCGAGCGGTTCCGTATCGGTCGATGTGGAGACGATCTCTCTCGGAGGGAAG GAACATCTTATATGGACTGGTCATGGTTCTGTTTCTGTTGCTGTGTTTGGAGACCAGGACAAGCCAGCACTGGTGACGTATCCCGATTTAGCTCTAAATC ATATGTCATGTTTCCAAGGATTGTTCTTTTGCCCGGAAGCTGCTTCTCTGCTGCTTCATAATTTCTGCATATATCATATCACTCCACCAGGGCATGAG TTGGGTGCTGCTGCAATTTCTTCAGATATTCCTATTCCTTCTGTCGATGATTTAGCAGATCAGGTTGCGGATGTTCTTGATTACTTCgg GCTTGGTGCAGTGATGTTCTTGGGGGTCACGGCTGGGGCCTATATCCTTACACTTTTTGCT ATGAAGTACAGGGAACGTGTTCTTGGTTTGATACTTGTTTCCCCTCTATGTAAAGCACCCTCTTGGACGGAATGGGTGTATAATAAG GTGATGTCAAATTTGTTGTACTTTTATGGAATGTGTGGTGTGCTGAAGGAATGCTTGCTTCAGCGGTACTTCAGCAAG GAAGTGCGAGGTAGTGGACAGGTTCCCGAGTCAGACATTGTGCAAGCATGCCGAAGC TTGCTTGATGAGAGACAGGGTGGAAATGTTTGTCGGTTTCTTCAAGCAATCAATGG GAGATGGGACATAACTGAAGGATTGAGGAAACTACAGCGACGGACACTAATATTTGTTGGAGAGGACTCTCCCTTTCATTCTGAGGCCATTCACATGATGTCAAAACTAGACAGAAGATACAGTGCTTTGGTTGAG GTTCAGGCATGTGGGTCAATGGTTACGGAGGAGCAGCCCCATGCGATGCTGATACCGTTGGAGTACTTCCTAATGGGTTATGGTCTCTACCGCCCATCCCAGCTGAACAGCACCCCCCAGAGCCCGCTAAGCTCGTCTTGCTCCCCAGAGCTGCTTTCCCCGGAAAGCATGGGGGTGAAGCTAAAGCCAAT